The following DNA comes from Rhodothermales bacterium.
AGTGAGTTTTGCTTCATGAAGAGTCCAGCGATTTTGTCCAATCTTGACGTTGGGTTGTTTCATCAATGCCTGATTTATGGGCGAGGGGAGGTAATCGATGAGTTACGAACGGGAGAATCCCAACCGATCGTATAACGAGCGCGGCGAGTATTCGGAGGATGACTACTACGAAGGCAACGACCGTTCGCGTTCTTCAGGTCGGTATCGAGATGAGGTCTATTCGAAGCGAGTGCCGGCCGGTAAACGGACGTACTTTTTCGATGTAAAGACGACGCGCTCCGGCGAGGACTTTTTCCTGACGATCACCGAGAGCAAGCGCATCGATGAGACACGGTACGAGAAGCATAAGATATTCCTGTACAAGGAGGACTTCGGGAAATTCCTTTCCGCCATGCACGAGGTGGTCCAGCACATCAAGGACCAGTGCCTGCCAGGCTACGAATTCCGCGGCCTGCCCGAGTTGACGGTCGTTCCACAGGACGATGAAGACGACGCGTATCACGACGACGAATACTAGGCGCACGTGATACCTATCGTTGCCTACGCGGATCGGCAAACGCGCCTCCGCGTGATATTGAACCGCCAGGCCTCCTTCAGCACGGAGGTGGACGAGGTCGTTCGCGCCATCCTCGGACAGGTGCGTGACCGCGGCGACGACGCCTTGGCGGCGTACACCGATCAGTTCGACGGCGTCCGGCCGGCTTCGCTCCGCGTTTCGGCGTCCGAGCGCGAAGCCGCCTTTCGCGCTCTCGACCCCGACTTTCTGGCCATCCTCACCGAGGCGGCGCGTAATATTCGACACTTCCACGAGGCCCAGCGCCAGCAATCCTGGTTCCGGGAAGATGGCGACGGCGTCATCCTCGGACAACGTGTCGTCCCGATCGAACGGGTCGGACTCTATGTCCCGGGTGGCAAGGCGTTTTATCCCTCCAGCCTCCTGATGAACGCGATCCCGGCGCAGGTGGCCGGCGTCGTGGACATCCACCTCGTCTCACCGCCCGGAAAAAACGGGCGCCCCCATGCCTCTGTGCTCGCCACCGCGCACCTGCTGGGCCTCGAAAACGTTTACGCCGTCGGCGGCGCCCAGGCCATCGCGGCGCTGGCGTTTGGCACCCGGACCATCCCACGCGTGGACAAGATCGTGGGCCCCGGAAACGCCTACGTCGCCGCGGCCAAAAAACAGGTCTATGGTCCCGTCGCCATCGACTCGATCGCCGGCCCGAGCGAGATCGTCGTCCTGGCCGACGAAACGGCCGACGCGGAATTCGTCGCCGCCGACCTCCTCTCACAGGCCGAACACGACGAACGCGCCTCGGCCATCCTGGTCACGACTTCGGCCCCGCTCGCCCGCGCCGTGTGCGACCACCTCGCGCGTCTCGTGCCCACGCTCTCGCGCCGGCGGATCGTCGAGGCCTCCCTCGCCGAGTACGGCGCCTGCGTCGTGACCGACACGCTGGATCAGGCCGTCGACATGGTCAACGAGCTGGCGCCCGAACACCTGGAAGTCATCGTACACGACCCGTGGGCGCTACTGCCGCGGATCCGCCACGCCGGCGCCATCTTCCTCGGCCCGTATTCGACCGAGCCCGTGGGCGACTACTTCGCCGGCCCGAACCACGTCCTCCCCACCGGCGGCACCGCGCGCTACGCCTCGGCGCTGGGGGTGGACGACTTCATCCGCAAGCAGTCCGTCATCGCCTATACCCGCGAACGCCTCCTGACCGCCGGCCCCAGCATCGTACGCTTCGCCAATGAGGAAGAACTGACCGCGCACGCCCTGGCTGTGCAGGTCCGCCTGGATCGGCACGCCTGATCGGATCACCCGGCCGGGTCGTACGTTTAGTGGCGCTCGAGTGTCTACCAGTCGATTCGCCGGTCGCCGGCACGTACAGAGATGCAGCGTATGGAGATGCAGCAGGAGGCGCGGCTCGCGCGCGCCGTCGAACGAATCCGCCCCTCGGTACGCTGGGAAAAGCCCTATATCGTTCCGCGCGATCCCGGCCCGGTCCACATCAAGCTCAACCAGAACGAAAACCCCCTCGATCTGCCCGAATCGCTGAAGCGGCGGCTCATCGAGGACTTCTTCAACGTCCCGTTCAACCGGTACCCCACGGAACAGCCGGACCGGCTCCAGGCCGCGATCGGGCGCCACACCGGCCACGACCCCGCCGGCATCCTCATCGGCAACGGCAGCAACGAGTTGACGCATACGCTCGGGCACGGGTTTATCGAACGGGGCCGGCAGGTGGTGCTTCCGACGCCCATGTTCTCCCTGTATAGCTCGGTCGTACGGCTCTTCGAAGGAGTCATCGTTCCCGTTCCGCCCCGCCCCGATCTCCGGTTCGACGCCCCCGCCCTGCTGGAGGCGGTTCGGATGCATCGGCCGGCCCTCACCGTGCTCACCACCCCCAATAATCCTACCGGCCTCTCGATGCCGATCGAGGAGATCGAACCGATCGTGGATGCCGCCGCGGAGTCTGGCTTTGTGGTGGTGGATGAGGCCTATATCGAATTCACCGAGGAAGTGAGCGTAAGCACGCTGCTGGACCGCTACCCGCATCTCATCCTACTGCGTACCCTCTCCAAGGCCTTCGGGCTCGCCGGCCTCCGCATCGGCTATTTGATGGCGCACCCGGCGATCATCCAGGAGTTGCTAAAAGCCCGGCTCCCGTTTATGATCGACCGTCTGTCCGAATCCGTGGCACTGGCTTTGCTCGACGACCCCGTACTCCTGGCCGAGCGTGTAACGGCGATGAAAACGGCGTGTCAGCATATCGGACGCGCCCTGGCCGCCATGCCCGGGGTACAGGTCGTTCCGAGCCAGGCAAATTTTGTACTCTTCAAAACCGACCGCCCGGGACGCGCCGTGATGAAGCAACTGGCGGAAGATGGCATCCTCGTGCGCGACATGAGTGGATATCCCGAATTACAGGGCTATCTTCGTGTTAGCGCCGGCCTGCCGGAAGAGAACAAGGCGTTCTTGATGGCGTTGGAGAGGTCGTTGCACGCGCCAGCGGATCTCGCATGACGTCGCCGGCCTCGGTACGCGTTTTCGGCCCTCGCATTTTCGAATTTTATATAGCCTTGTCGATGCAAGCGTAAGCGTCAATGGAATTCATTCAGGTAGACATTGTTGGACTCTCGACCAGCCCTTCCAGTGGCGGCGCCTACGCCCTCGTGCTTGGTGAGATCGAGGGCAATCGCCGCCTCCCGATCATCATCGGCGCCTTCGAAGCGCAGGCCATCGCACTGGAACTCGAGAACATCCAACCGCCGCGTCCGATGACGCACGATCTGTTGCGGGACCTGTTCGAGACCGTCGGCGCCGAAATTCTGGATGTCGTCATCGACGAATTGCGTGAAGGGACGTTCTTCGCCAAGATCCGCTTCGTGCATGGCGGCGATGAGAGCCAGCTCGACTCCCGCCCCAGCGACGCCGTTGCCCTGGCCGTGCGCGTAGGCGCCCCGATCTATGTGGCCCCGGCCGTGCTTGAAGAAGCCGGCATCCCGACGGAAGAAGAAGGCGTGTCCGCCGTGCCCAAACCCGAAGTCGAGGAAAAACCCAATCGCCCCGTCTCCAAGCTCAAACAAATGGAGGATCAGCTGGAGAAAGCCATCAACGACGAGAACTATGAGCTGGCGGCCAAGCTGCGTGACGAAATCGAGCGTAGCCGCGGGGATCAGACCCAGAACTGAGCGCCACACGCGCAGCCACCCCACGTTATGCATGCGACGCCGGCCTACCAGCACGTT
Coding sequences within:
- a CDS encoding DUF3276 family protein, translated to MSYERENPNRSYNERGEYSEDDYYEGNDRSRSSGRYRDEVYSKRVPAGKRTYFFDVKTTRSGEDFFLTITESKRIDETRYEKHKIFLYKEDFGKFLSAMHEVVQHIKDQCLPGYEFRGLPELTVVPQDDEDDAYHDDEY
- the hisD gene encoding histidinol dehydrogenase gives rise to the protein MIPIVAYADRQTRLRVILNRQASFSTEVDEVVRAILGQVRDRGDDALAAYTDQFDGVRPASLRVSASEREAAFRALDPDFLAILTEAARNIRHFHEAQRQQSWFREDGDGVILGQRVVPIERVGLYVPGGKAFYPSSLLMNAIPAQVAGVVDIHLVSPPGKNGRPHASVLATAHLLGLENVYAVGGAQAIAALAFGTRTIPRVDKIVGPGNAYVAAAKKQVYGPVAIDSIAGPSEIVVLADETADAEFVAADLLSQAEHDERASAILVTTSAPLARAVCDHLARLVPTLSRRRIVEASLAEYGACVVTDTLDQAVDMVNELAPEHLEVIVHDPWALLPRIRHAGAIFLGPYSTEPVGDYFAGPNHVLPTGGTARYASALGVDDFIRKQSVIAYTRERLLTAGPSIVRFANEEELTAHALAVQVRLDRHA
- the hisC gene encoding histidinol-phosphate transaminase, producing the protein MEMQQEARLARAVERIRPSVRWEKPYIVPRDPGPVHIKLNQNENPLDLPESLKRRLIEDFFNVPFNRYPTEQPDRLQAAIGRHTGHDPAGILIGNGSNELTHTLGHGFIERGRQVVLPTPMFSLYSSVVRLFEGVIVPVPPRPDLRFDAPALLEAVRMHRPALTVLTTPNNPTGLSMPIEEIEPIVDAAAESGFVVVDEAYIEFTEEVSVSTLLDRYPHLILLRTLSKAFGLAGLRIGYLMAHPAIIQELLKARLPFMIDRLSESVALALLDDPVLLAERVTAMKTACQHIGRALAAMPGVQVVPSQANFVLFKTDRPGRAVMKQLAEDGILVRDMSGYPELQGYLRVSAGLPEENKAFLMALERSLHAPADLA
- a CDS encoding bifunctional nuclease family protein: MEFIQVDIVGLSTSPSSGGAYALVLGEIEGNRRLPIIIGAFEAQAIALELENIQPPRPMTHDLLRDLFETVGAEILDVVIDELREGTFFAKIRFVHGGDESQLDSRPSDAVALAVRVGAPIYVAPAVLEEAGIPTEEEGVSAVPKPEVEEKPNRPVSKLKQMEDQLEKAINDENYELAAKLRDEIERSRGDQTQN